GACGGCCACCTCGGGCTCCCGCACCCAGGCGGTCAGCCCCGCGTTCAACATCGCGGCGGGGGCCGCCTCCCGGGTGCGCTTCACCCAGCAGCCCGCCTCGGCCACGGTGGGCGCGCCCCTTTCTCCCGCCGTCCAGGTCACCCTCCAGGATGCGTTTGGCAACACGGCCGCGCAGTCGGCCTTGCCCATCACCGTGGCGCTCGGAAACGGCCAGGGCGGCGCCCTGCTGGGCGGCACCACCACCGTCAACGCCGTGGCAGGCGTGGCCAGCTTCAGCACGCTGTCGGTGAACCGCCCGGGAACGGGCTACGTGCTCACCGCCAGCGCCAGCGGTTTGACCCCCGACACGAGCGCGGCCTTCGCCATCACCGCGGGGGCCCCGGCGCAGCTCGCCATCACCGCCTCGCCCTCCGCCCCGGTGGCCGCGGGCGCGGCCTTCCCCGCCCGGGTGGAGGTGCGCGACAGCAACGGCCACGTCGTCACCGGCGCCTCCGTGCAGGTGACGCTGACGCTGGACTCCGCGCCGGGCGCCACCCTGGGCGGCACCACCACCGTCACCACCGTGAACGGTGTGGCCTCCTTCACGGGCCTCTCCGTCGACAAGGCAGGCACGGGCTACTCCCTCCTGGCGAGCGCCCCGGGCCTGCCGTCCGTCCTCTCGGGGGCCTTCGGCGTGACGCCGGGCCCGGCGGTGAAGCTGGGCTTCCTCACCCAGCCGTCCGCCACCGCCGCCGGCGCGGACATGGTCCCCGACGTCCGCGTGGCATTCCAGGACGCCCACGGCAACACCGTGACGGCCTCACCCCCGCCCATCGCGCTGGCCCTCGAGACGTCTGTCCCGGGCGCGGTGGTGGGCTACACGGGGACGGCCACCGCCAACGGCGTGGTCACCTTCAACCACCTCACCGTCAACAAGAAGGGCACGGGCTACCGGTTGAGGGCCTCCTCCGGCGCGTTCGCCACGCTCAGCGAGCCCTTCGAGGTGACGGCGGGCACAGCGGCCCGGCTCGTCTTCCTCACCCCCCCGGCCAACACCCAGGCCGGCGAGGTGCTCGCCCCCGTGGAGGTGGAGTTCCAGGATGCGGAGGGCAACCGCGACACCCACGCGTCCGGTTCAGTGAAGCTCCGCCTGGGAGGCCCCTCGGGTGGCACGCTGGAGGGCACCTTCATCGTGTCCGCCCTTCAGGGGGTGGCCACCTTCTCCTCGCTCTCCATCCGCCAGGCCGCGCAGGGCTACACGCTCATCGCGCAGTCGGGGGCCTTGCCGGAGGCCACCAGCGCGGCCTTCCACATCACCCCGGGGCCTGCCAAGGCGCTGGCCTTCCGGGTCCAGCCGTCCACGGGCGTGGCGGGAGCGGTCTTCACCCCCGCGGTGAAAGCCGCCATCACCGATGCCTACGGAAACACCGTCCCGGACGCGGCCGCCCAGGTCACCCTGGCCCTGGAGACGAACCCCTCCGGGGGCACGCTCCTCGGCACCGCCACGGTGGCGGCCGTCCAGGGCGTGGCCACCTTCACGGACCTGTCCATCCCACGCGCGGGCACGGGCTACACCCTGACCGCAGCCTCAGGCTCACTCACCGGTGCATCCAGCACGGCCTTCGACATCCTCCCGGGTGCGCGCAGCCGTCTGGCCTTCAAGCTCCAGCCCCAGAGCACCGTGGCGGGCAATCCGCTGGGCACCGTCTCGGTGGAGTTCCAGGACGCCCTGGGCAACCGGGTGGCCAGTTCCCTGCCCATCCACCTGAAGGTCCAGGACCGTCCCGGCGTGACGCTGATGGGCACGCCCACCGTGAATGCCAACGATGGCATCGCCACCTTCGACACCCTGTCCATCCGCCAGGCTGGGGAAGGCTACCGGCTGACGGCGCAGGCGGATGGGACCGCCGAGGCCTCCAGCACCGCGTTCACCCTCGTGCCGGGGCCCGCCGCAGCCCTGGTCTTCACCGTGCAGCCAGGGGCCGCGCGGGTGGGCGCCCTGTTGGAGCCGGCGATCCGGGTCTCCTTCCAGGATGCCTTTGGCAATCTCGCCACGAGCGCCTGGGAAGCGGTCACCTTGACCCTGGGGACGAACCCGGGCGGGGGCACCCTGTCCGGCTCCCGGACTGTCTCCCCCGTCCAGGGCATGGCCACCTTCGCGAACCTGTCCATCGACCGCGCCGGGGTGGGCTACGCCCTGAAGGCGAACTCGGGCACGCTGCCCGCGGTGGAGAGCCAGCCCTTCACCGTCTCCGAGCAGCCCGCGGCGCGGCTCGTCTTCCGTCCCCTGCCGGACGCGGGCCGCTTCACCGCAGGTGTTCCGTTCTCCGTGCAGGTGGAGGTGCAGGACGCGCAGGGCCGGGCGCTCGCCTCTGACGGCCTGGGCGTGACGCTGAGCCTCGGCGAAAACCCCGGCCACGGCACCCTGGAGGGCCCCGTTACAGCCACCACCGTCCACGGGGTGGCGACATTCGGGAACCTCTCCCTGCGCAAGGCCGCCGCCGCGTACACGCTCCTGGCGAGCGCGACAGGGGTCCAGGGCGCGGCGAGCACTCCGTTCACGGTCGTCGCGGGCCCGGCCGCGCGCCTCACGCTGGAGCTGCCTTCCAGCGTTTCCGCAGGACAGGGGGTGGAGATCGCCTCCACGGCGGTCGATGCCTACGACAACCTGGCCCGCACCTACGGGGGCACGGTCCAGGCGTCGAGCTCGGATGCGCAGGCCGTCCTGCCGGCCGTTACGGCCTTCGTGCAGGGGGCGCTGCCCTCGGGCGCCACCGTGACGTTCAGGGGCAAGGGTCTGGTGTCGCTCACGCTGACGGACACCGGCAACCCCCTGCTGACCGTCACCGCGCAGACCACGGTGACGCCGTTCGCCCAGCCCACGGTGGCCGTCACCGAGCCTCGGGGTGGCACCACCGTCTCTGGCCAGGTGAAGCTCACCGCCGAAGGCACGGTGGCGGCGGGGACCACGCTGGCCCAGCTCTCCCTTCTCGTGGATGGCCAGCAGGCCGCCACCGGCACCGGGGCCGTGCTGACGGCCACCTGGGACAGTGCGGCGGCGGCCCCAGGCGAGCACATCATCACCGCGGTCATCACCGACGGCGCGGGCAACATGGCCGTGTCCGCTCCGGTGAGCGTTACCGTGAAGGGCAGCGGCAGCGGCAGCGGCTGCGGGGCCACCTCGGGGGCAGATGCCAGCTGCTGGCTGGGGGTGCTCGCCCTGAGCCGGTACGCCTTCGGCCGCCGGCGCCGCGCCCAGGCCGCCTGAGCCCCCGGCTTCCCCGGGGCGTCCTTCACGCCCCGGGTGGGCCATCAGGCGAGCACACCGGTTGAACGGCCGCCCGCCGCCAACCGGTGCCAGCGGTCCGGGCCGTTTCCACCCTTGGAGCAACGTTGGTTAGCCCCTTCTTCTCAGGAGCAGCTCCCATGTTGGTGACGACTCTGACCGAGCAGCCCAGCCTTCTGAAGGCCGCGGCCCTGTTGCCCCCCCGGCTGTCGCTGGGCTCCACCCTGGTGTTTCACGGGCTGAGCAAGCTGAAGAAGGAGGGCGTGGCGCAGACCGCGCCCATGTTCGAGCAGCTGGGGTTCACCCCCGGCAAGCCCTGGGTCATCGCCGTGGGCATCACCGAGGTGGTGTCCGGGGTGAGCGCCATCCTGGGCGTGGCTACCCGCCTCACCGCGTTCGCGGTGCTCGCCACGCAGGCCGTCGCCATCGGCAAGGTGCACGGGCCCAAGGGCTTCGACAACCTCCAGGGCGGCTACGAGTTCAACCTCTCCCTGGTGGGCACCGCGCTGGCCCTGCTGCTCCGGGGCCCGGGCAGCCTCTCGGTGCACAGCGCCCTGGAGACCGCCGCCAAGCGCCGGGAGCTGCGCCGCTTCCGGCTCCTGTCCCGCCAGCGCCGCCGCTCGCGCCTGCTCGACCTGCTGGGCTGAGCCGGGCTCTGTCGGGTACTCCACGGCCCCCGCGCCTCGCGGGGTGCCAAGCCCTTGCGGGGGGGATGACACGCCCCCATCTCGCCTTCATGACCGGAAAAACGTGGGTGGCGGTGGCGGGAGCCCTGTGGCTGTGGGGCTGTGACGACTCCACCGTGGCGGAGGTGACGGACAGCCAGGCCGCCGCCGTGGACGCCGCGAGCGAGAACCTCTGCGACATCTTCGATGCGTGCGGCAACATCGGCGAGGGAAAGACCTACGCCAGCCGCAGCGACTGCGAGACGAACCGCAAGGCCTTCTGGAACGGGAAGTGGCCCGTGGAGAGCTGCGACAACCACATCCACGGGGACAACCTCCAGGCCTGTCTGGATGCCATCGAGACGATGGACTGCAACAGCCTGGTGGACGAGCTCCGGGTCATCAACGGGGCCTGTGCCCAGGACAAGGTCTGCGCCGGCGAGTAGCCCCTACCAGGGCCCGTCCGTGATGCCTGGACACACCGCTGGTCCCTCCGGAGCGGGATGCGGGCGGCTCAGGAGCCGCCCAGGATTCCACCCAGCAGGCCACTGCCGCCACCGCCGGTCCCTCCGCCATTGCCGCCCAGCAGCTCGCCCAGGAGATCGCTGCCGATGAGCTGGGTCAGCAGCGTGCCCTGGCGCGTGGGCCCGCCGTCCTTGCCTGGCGTGCCGGCCTCCTGCTTGGAGACGAGGACGATTTCCTCCACCGGCACCGGCTCGCCGGCCACCGCGGGCGGGGGCGCCATGAGGGCCGTGGCCCCGAGCACCGCCGCCATCAGGGCCACCTGCCGCCCTGCCCCTCCTCGACTCGTCTTCCCGTGCGTCTTCATGTGTGGGTCCTCTCCTGCGGAGTGACCCCCTTAGGATTGAACCTCGCATCGCCCAGGAAAACCGGTCCTTCTAGAGCGAAGGGCTGTTGTTTTTCCACCAGGCTTCAATGCTTTGTCATCAAAGGACTGATTACACTTTGTAGAGCAAATCCATGTATTTCTTGAGCAGGTCGCTCAGCAGCCCCCGGAAGGGCACGGTGCCGGCCATGCCGTAGACGGGGGCCATGGTGCCCTTCTCCGAGGGGTTCGCCCGGACGTGGGCCACGGCCGCCGCCAGGTCCTCCAGGAACCGCTCCGCCACGCCCTCCTGCGTGTGCCGCAGGGTGACGCACAGGTGGACCGCGGCGGGCTTGTGCAGCCCGTTCAAGTCCCACCCCTGGGCGCCCATGCGCTCCATCACCTTGTAGATGTCCACCTCGTGCGCGCCGAAGGCGATGACGAACAGGGGGTCTCCCAGCACGTGCAGCCCGGGGATGGACGCGATGCCGTCCTTGAGCTGCTTGGCCGTCTCCAGGATGCGGCGCGTGGCGTCCAGGTAGCCCGCCTCGCCCATCGTCACCAGCGTGGCCCAGGCCGCCGCGATGAGCCCGCCGGGGCGGCTGCCCGAGAAGGTGGGCGAGAAGTAGATGCCCCCCGGCCACTCGGTGGCCGTGAAGTACTGGTACGCGCGCAGCGCCGAGCCCCGGTACAGCACCACCGAGGTGCCCTTGGCGGCGTAGCCGAACTTGTGCGTGTCCGCGGACATCGTCGTCACGCCGGGCAGCTGGAAGTCGAACGGCGGCACCGCGTAGCCCAGGCGCTTGGCCCACGGCAGCACGAAGCCGCCCAGGCACGCGTCCGTGTGGAAGCCCAGGCCGCGCTTGCGCGCCAGCTCCGACAGCTCCGCGATGGGATCGATGACGCCGTGGGGGAAGGAGGGCGCCGAGCCCACCAGGACGATGGTGTTGCGCGTGAGCGCCCGCCGCGTGGCGGCCACGTCCGCGCGGTAGTCCGCCGCCACCGGCACCCGCACGGCCTTCACGCCGAAGTAGTGCGCGGCCTTGTCGAACGCCGGGTGCGCGCTGGAGGGCAGCACCATCTCCGGCCGGGTGATGCGCAGCTCCTGCCGCGCCCAGTCCCGGTACGTCTTGATGGCGAGCATGATGCTCTCGGTGCCGCCCGAGGAGAGCGAGCCGCAGACGTGCTGCTCCGGGGGCAGGTTCCGGTTGGCCACGGTGGCGCCCAGCATGTTCGCCGTCATGGCCACCACCTCGGCCTCGAACTTGGTGGCGCTGGGCCACAGCTCGGCGTGCAGGGGGTTGCTCTGCGAGTGCAGCGCGTACACCTCGTTCACGAAGGCGATGTGGTCCTCGGCCCCGTGGTACACGGCGCCCGAGACGTGCCCCTCCTTCCACCGCTTCTCCTCGCGCGCCTCCATCGCCGCCAGCTCGTTCAGCACCTCCTCGCGCGGGCGCCCCTGCGCCGGGAGCCGCTCGAAGGAGGGCAGCTCGCCCCGGTAGGGCTTCAGGCGGCCCTCCAGGTGGGACAGCATCGTCCCCGTCTCCTTGTCCAGCCGGGCGCGGACCTGGGGAATGGCCTTGAGGTACTTCTCGGCCACTTCGAGCCACCGCTGCGGCACGTGGGACAGCAAGTCCAGGTTGGGAAGATCCATGGCGTCCTTCCTGCGGAAGTCCTCGCGCGCGGGGCTCACGCGCTCCGGGAGCGGTTGAGGCGCGCGAAGATGGCCTTGTTGGCCTTGTAGAGGTTCAAGAACTCACCAAACAGCTCGTCGTAGAGCCCACGGTGGGCACCGTTGGGCTCGTAGGTCTGGGTAATGGGCACCAGCGACGGCATCTCCTCCACCGTCAGGTGCTGGAGCGCCAGCGCCGCCTGGAAGGCCGCGCCCCGGGCGTTGGCCAGCACGGGCTCGTCCACCTGGTGGATGGGCCGGTCCAGCACGTCCGCGAGAATCTGACACCACACGCGCGAGCGCGCCCCGCCGCCAATCAGCCGGATGCCGTCCAGCTTCCTCCCCAGGAAGGGCTCCACGTAGGACAGCAGCCAGCGGCTGTTGTAGGCCACGCCCTCCATCACCGCGCGCACCAGGTGCCCGCGCGTCGTCTGGAGCGACTGGTTGAAGAACCCGCCGCGCAGGCGCGCGTCCTCCACCGGGGAGCGCTCGCCGTTGAGCCAGGGCAGGAAGATGACCTGATCGCTGCCCGCGGGCACGCGCGCGGCGGCCTCCTCGAAGCGGGCGTAGATCTGCTGGGAGTCCGGCGCGGTGGCCGCGTCCTGGGCGTCGAAGAGCAGCGCCTTGAGCTGGGACAGGCAGATGCCGGCGGACTCCTGCTCGTTGAGCAGCAGGTAGCGGCCCGGAAGCGCCGAGGGCACCGTGCCCATCTGGTGCAGGATGTCCGCCTTCTTGTAGGGCACATGGCAGCTCAGCCACGAGGAGGTGCCGATGCACAGGTGCGGCTCGAAGTCGCGCACCGCGCCAGAGCCCACCGCCGCCGCCATGATGTCCGGGGCGCCCGTCACCACCTGCACCCTCTCGGACAGCCCCAGCTCGCGCGCGGCCTCGGGCCGCAGCGGCCCCATGACGGATGCGGCCGGCAGCAGCTCGGGCAGCTTGTCCCGGTGCAGCCCCGTCATCGCCAGGAGGCGCTCGTCGTACCCCACCCGCGCCACGTCCCGGTTGTCCGTCACCCAGTGCAGGGTGATGGCGTCATAGGAGGAGGCGAACCGGCCGCTGAGCCGCAGGTTGAGCCAGTCCTTGGGCTCCAGGAACTTGTAGGTGTCGCGGTAGAGCCCCGGGTGCTCATGCTGGAGGTAGAGGATGTGCCCCACCGGATCCTTGCCGGACATGCTGGGCGCCCCGCCCGTCAGCCGCAGCCAGGTGAAGAGCTTGCCCAGCGAGTAGCCCTCGACGGAGAGCAGGCCCCGGGTGAGCCGCCGGACGTGGGGCGCGCCGCGCGAGTCCATCCACAGAAGGGCCGGCCGCAGGGGCTTGCCCTGCGCGTCCACCGCCACCGTGCCGGACCACTGGCTGCTGCAGTTGACGCCCACCACGTCCGCCGCGGACACCCCGTCGTGCGCCAGCAGCCGCCGCGTGCCCCGCACGATGGCCGACCACCAGCTCTCCGGATCCTGCTCCGCCCCCCCTTCCGGGAGCAGCGCCAGCGGAAGCGGCTCCACCTCGCCCCCCTGGATGACGCCCCGCGTCGTGACGAGGGCCAGCTTGACGGCCGACGTCCCCAAATCGATGGCCAGGATGGTTGGACTCCCCGCGTTCGGCACCTTTCCCCCTCCCATGCGAGCGGCGCGGGGAGTCTACCCGAACCCCCCCCGGGCCAACGGGAAACCCGCTCAAACGTTATTGGTGTAAAAAGCCAGCCAGCATGGAATACTAGGGTTTGTTCCCCTGGAGTCGGAAAGCGAGTCCCCCCATGTCGCTCGGAACCCTTCCCCGCCGGTCCCTCCTGCAAGGAGCGCTGGTGGCCACGGCCGCGGCATTCAACCCCATCCGCCGCAGCTGGGCGTCCAGCAACGAGCCCGGCGCCCTAGATGTGCCCACGTTCGAGGGCCAGCTGCTGCTGGACGCGGCGGTGCGGGAGCAGGCCGCGGACGACTTCGGCCACGCCGTGCACCGCACGCCCTGGGCGGTGCTGGTGCCGGGCTCGGTGGACGACATCGTGAAGGTGATTCGCTTCGCGCGGCTGCACCAGCTGAAGGTCTCCGGCGCGCGGGGAATCGGCGAGAGCCACAGCACCCAGGGCCAGGCCCAGGTCGAGGCCGGCGTGCTCATCGACATGTCCGCCCTGTCCACCATCCATGAAATCACCGGCAACAGCGCCTGGGTGGACGCGGGCGTGCGGTGGATTCAGCTGCTGCAGGCCACCGTGCCGGTGGGGCTGAGCCCCCCGGTGCTCACGGACTACATCGACCTGAGCGTCGGCGGGACGCTGTCGGTGGGCGGCATTGGCGGGCAGGCGTTCCGCCATGGCCTCCAGGTGGACAACGTGCTGGAGCTGGAGGTGGTGACGGGCCGGGGCGAGCGGGTGAACTGCTCCCCGTTCCACCGCAAGCCGCTGTTCGACGCCGTGCGCAGCGGGCTGGGCCAGTTCGGCATCATCGTCCGGGCGAAGCTCCGGCTGGTGCCCGTGCCCCCCCTGGCCCGCACCTACACGGCCACGTACGCGCAGCTCTCGGGGCTCGTGGCGGACCAGCGGAAGCTCATCGAGGATGGCCGCTTCGACTACGTGGAGGGCTCCATCTCGCTGGCGGGGGGCGTGCGCACCTACCAGCTGGAGGCCGTGAAGTACTTCCGCCCGGAGGCCCCGCCGAGCGATGCGGCGCTGCTCCAGGGCCTGTCCTTCCAGCCCGGCACGGTGTCGGTGCAGGACAGCACCTACTTCGACTTCACCAACCGCCTGGCCCCGATGGTGGAGCAGCTCAAGGGCCTGGGCGTGTGGCAGCTTCCCCACCCCTGGCTGAACGTGTTCGTCCCCGGGCGCTCCGTCACCGCCTATGTGGAGCAGGTGCTCAACCAGACGTCCGAGGAGGAGCTGGGCCAGGGCCCCATCCTGCTCTACCCCTTCCACAACCGCGAGCTCACCGCGCCGTTCCTCCGCGTGCCGGCCGACCAGCACACCTTCCTGCTGTCGCTGCTGCGCACCGCCGTGCCCCCCACCCCGGAGAACGTGGAGGCGCTGCTCGCGAAGAACCGGCTGTTCCTCAAGCAGCTCGCCGACATTGGCGGCAAGGCGTACCCCATCAGCTCGGGCCCCCAGACGCCCGCCGAGTGGAGCGAGCACTTCCAGCCCCTGTGGGGCCTGTTCCAGTCCTCCAAGTGGGCGTTCGACCCGGACCTCGTCCTCACCCCGGGTCAGCGCATCTTCTGAGCGCCGGGCAGGAGCGCCACCCCGCCGAACCAGCAGTGCTCGGCCTTTTGCGGAGAGCGCTGGTGCAATCGCACCTCCCGCAGGGGCTCGGCGCCCGCCACGAGGTGAACCACCCAGAGGTGGGGCAGATCCTCCCGCCGCGCCTCCGCCGCCCCGGGGGCCTCCACCTCCACGCTCGTGCCCGGCGTGCGGGTGCTCACCAGCAACAGGCCCTGTTCCACCGGCTGCTCGAAGTGCACGGTGAGCGAGGCCCCGGGCTCGCAAGGGGAGAATTTCTCGGGCTCGAGCCGGACGGGCAGCGCCTGGTCCCGGAGGCTCCGGTAGCGCGCGATGTGAAAGGGCGGGTAAACGGCCCAGCGGGGCTCGGCGAGCTGGAAGGGCACTCCGGACTGCAGGAGCCACGGGTTGGGCCGCTCGGCGGTGCCGCCCCAAGCGCCCTCGGCGAAGACGGCCAGCACCTCCTGGGCCTCGCGGACCTTGGGCTTCCAGAAGGGCGTGCGCTGGTAGTCCCCGTCGAACGTGACGGACCACAGCCGGTGCGCCGGGTCCAGCGCCCCCACCTGATAGACATCCCAGTAGGAGCCCATCAGCACCGTGCCGCCCGTCCGGGCGACGAGCGCATCCGCCGCCACCTGGGCGCGCTCCAGGGCCGGGGCGTGAATGCGAGGCCGCAAGCCCAGGTGCCCCCAAGCGACGAGGCCCACGGAGGCCACGGCCCCCAGGAGCGTCAGCCGGGGACGCAAGGCCGGCACCAGGCCCAGCAGGAAGAAGGCCCCCGCGGCTGCGGCCAGCACGCCCAGCGCCAGGGTGGGCATGAGGTAGCGGATGGAATAGTCGTTGTAGCGCACGTGGCGCACGAGCACGGTGATGCACGCGTTGCCGAACGCCGCCGAGGCGAACGCGACCGTGAGGGCGGCCAGCTCCGCCTGCCCGGCCCGGGCCGCCAGCGTGCGGCGCGCCAGGTGCCACAGGAGGAAGCCCAGGGCCACGAGCCCCACGGCCATGCCGAAAAGCGCCAGGGGGGCGACCGCTTCCTCGGAGAACGAGCCCCACACCCCTCGCACGTTCGCCAGCAGGTAGCCGGTGTCCACCCCCACGCTCGTCCGGTACGCCGTCCCGAACTGCTGCTTGGAGAAGTGGTGGAACACGTGGCGGATCCAGGCCTCGATGCCCATGCCCGCGCCCGCCGGAAGCACTGCCCCCAGCCAGCGCCAACGCGCGGCCCCGGGGGGGCTCAGCGCTGCCACGAGGCAGCCCTGCACCCCGAAGCCCGCGAACAGCAGTGGCCCCGAAGTGGGCGACGTCCAGCACGCCATGGACGCGAAGAGGAGCGCCGCCCCCCCCCACCCCCACACGCCACGGCCCACGGCAGGCCTGGCGAGCGCCTCGATGAGCCGGGTCTGGGCCCACCACGCCAGGAACAGCGCCGTGA
Above is a window of Stigmatella erecta DNA encoding:
- a CDS encoding DoxX family protein, whose translation is MLVTTLTEQPSLLKAAALLPPRLSLGSTLVFHGLSKLKKEGVAQTAPMFEQLGFTPGKPWVIAVGITEVVSGVSAILGVATRLTAFAVLATQAVAIGKVHGPKGFDNLQGGYEFNLSLVGTALALLLRGPGSLSVHSALETAAKRRELRRFRLLSRQRRRSRLLDLLG
- a CDS encoding DUF6184 family natural product biosynthesis lipoprotein, with the translated sequence MTRPHLAFMTGKTWVAVAGALWLWGCDDSTVAEVTDSQAAAVDAASENLCDIFDACGNIGEGKTYASRSDCETNRKAFWNGKWPVESCDNHIHGDNLQACLDAIETMDCNSLVDELRVINGACAQDKVCAGE
- a CDS encoding pyridoxal phosphate-dependent decarboxylase family protein, whose protein sequence is MDLPNLDLLSHVPQRWLEVAEKYLKAIPQVRARLDKETGTMLSHLEGRLKPYRGELPSFERLPAQGRPREEVLNELAAMEAREEKRWKEGHVSGAVYHGAEDHIAFVNEVYALHSQSNPLHAELWPSATKFEAEVVAMTANMLGATVANRNLPPEQHVCGSLSSGGTESIMLAIKTYRDWARQELRITRPEMVLPSSAHPAFDKAAHYFGVKAVRVPVAADYRADVAATRRALTRNTIVLVGSAPSFPHGVIDPIAELSELARKRGLGFHTDACLGGFVLPWAKRLGYAVPPFDFQLPGVTTMSADTHKFGYAAKGTSVVLYRGSALRAYQYFTATEWPGGIYFSPTFSGSRPGGLIAAAWATLVTMGEAGYLDATRRILETAKQLKDGIASIPGLHVLGDPLFVIAFGAHEVDIYKVMERMGAQGWDLNGLHKPAAVHLCVTLRHTQEGVAERFLEDLAAAVAHVRANPSEKGTMAPVYGMAGTVPFRGLLSDLLKKYMDLLYKV
- a CDS encoding xylulokinase, which encodes MGGGKVPNAGSPTILAIDLGTSAVKLALVTTRGVIQGGEVEPLPLALLPEGGAEQDPESWWSAIVRGTRRLLAHDGVSAADVVGVNCSSQWSGTVAVDAQGKPLRPALLWMDSRGAPHVRRLTRGLLSVEGYSLGKLFTWLRLTGGAPSMSGKDPVGHILYLQHEHPGLYRDTYKFLEPKDWLNLRLSGRFASSYDAITLHWVTDNRDVARVGYDERLLAMTGLHRDKLPELLPAASVMGPLRPEAARELGLSERVQVVTGAPDIMAAAVGSGAVRDFEPHLCIGTSSWLSCHVPYKKADILHQMGTVPSALPGRYLLLNEQESAGICLSQLKALLFDAQDAATAPDSQQIYARFEEAAARVPAGSDQVIFLPWLNGERSPVEDARLRGGFFNQSLQTTRGHLVRAVMEGVAYNSRWLLSYVEPFLGRKLDGIRLIGGGARSRVWCQILADVLDRPIHQVDEPVLANARGAAFQAALALQHLTVEEMPSLVPITQTYEPNGAHRGLYDELFGEFLNLYKANKAIFARLNRSRSA
- a CDS encoding FAD-binding protein; translation: MSLGTLPRRSLLQGALVATAAAFNPIRRSWASSNEPGALDVPTFEGQLLLDAAVREQAADDFGHAVHRTPWAVLVPGSVDDIVKVIRFARLHQLKVSGARGIGESHSTQGQAQVEAGVLIDMSALSTIHEITGNSAWVDAGVRWIQLLQATVPVGLSPPVLTDYIDLSVGGTLSVGGIGGQAFRHGLQVDNVLELEVVTGRGERVNCSPFHRKPLFDAVRSGLGQFGIIVRAKLRLVPVPPLARTYTATYAQLSGLVADQRKLIEDGRFDYVEGSISLAGGVRTYQLEAVKYFRPEAPPSDAALLQGLSFQPGTVSVQDSTYFDFTNRLAPMVEQLKGLGVWQLPHPWLNVFVPGRSVTAYVEQVLNQTSEEELGQGPILLYPFHNRELTAPFLRVPADQHTFLLSLLRTAVPPTPENVEALLAKNRLFLKQLADIGGKAYPISSGPQTPAEWSEHFQPLWGLFQSSKWAFDPDLVLTPGQRIF